The following are from one region of the Arachis duranensis cultivar V14167 chromosome 10, aradu.V14167.gnm2.J7QH, whole genome shotgun sequence genome:
- the LOC107468884 gene encoding uncharacterized protein LOC107468884, with product MLPSSMAYTDLWAMCKGGYKFSSLRNNSLTKINQSNHSSGRTCVMEFESDWTKHRKSSAYTAHVIRSATSILPWSCRVPIGEGYHEFL from the exons ATGTTGCCAAGTTCTATGGCCTACACTG ATCTTTGGGCAATGTGTAAGGGAGGATACAAGTTTAGCAGCCTAAGAAACAATTCGCTGACGAAGATAAATCAGAGCAATCACAGTAGTGGCAGAACTTGTGTTATGGAATTTGAATCAGACTGGACAAAGCACAGAAAATCATCCGCTTACACCGCTCACGTGATTCGTTCTGCAACATCTATCTTGCCTTGGTCTTGTAGAGTCCCAATTGGTGAAGGGTATCATGAATtcctttaa
- the LOC127739585 gene encoding F-box/kelch-repeat protein At1g67480, with product MVSVFADLEKMPGFVAGKKRSTGRNMCFTNLANQDKLTCLQTNHFFASEVPENDDSPILPGLPDDVAKHCLALVPRSNVPTIGGVCKRWRSFIQSKEFITVRKLAGMVEEWLYFLTMDTEGEGTHWEVMDRPSHKCQALPPMPGPVKAGFGVVVLNGKLLVIAGYSTTDRSTFASAEVYQYDSLLNNWSRLSKMNVARYDFACAEVNGLVYAVGGCGLDGEILSSAEVYDPDTDKWTLIESVRRPRWGCFACSLDGKLYVMGGRSSFTIGNSKFVDVYDPEVHSWGEFKNGCVMVTAHAVLGKKLFCMEWKNQRKLAIFCSEDNSWKMVPLPLTGSSSVDFRFGIFDEKLLLFSLEAGPSYQTLLYDPNAAKGSEWQISDIKPSGVFLCSVTIKA from the exons ATGGTAAGTGTATTTGCTGATTTGGAAAAGATGCCTGGTTTTGTTGCTGGAAAGAAGAGATCTACAGGCCGAAACATGTGTTTCACCAATTTGGCCAATCAAGACAAGTTAACTTGTTTGCAAACCAATCATTTCTTTGCCTCTGAGGTACCGGAAAACGATGATAGCCCCATTCTACCTGGTCTGCCTGATGATGTGGCAAAACATTGCCTTGCACTTGTGCCTCGTTCTAACGTCCCAACTATTGGTGGTGTCTGTAAGAGATGGAGATCATTTATTCAAAGCAAAGAGTTCATTACTGTGCGAAAATTGGCAGGGATGGTTGAGGAATGGCTCTATTTCTTAACAATGGATACTGAAGGAGAGGGAACTCATTGGGAGGTTATGGATCGTCCCAGTCATAAATGCCAAGCTCTTCCACCGATGCCTGGTCCGGTAAAGGCTGGATTCGGAGTGGTTGTTCTTAATGGAAAGCTTCTTGTTATTGCTGGATATTCAACTACAGATAGAAGTACCTTTGCCTCAGCAGAGGTTTACCAATATGACTCGCTCCTCAACAA TTGGAGCAGACTATCAAAAATGAATGTGGCTCGTTATGACTTTGCATGTGCCGAAGTCAATGGCTTGGTTTATGCTGTAGGAGGCTGTGGATTGGATGGTGAAATTCTCTCTAGTGCTGAGGTGTACGACCCTGACACCGACAAATGGACACTGATAGAGAGTGTCCGGCGCCCAAGATGGGGTTGCTTTGCCTGTTCATTGGATGGTAAGCTCTATGTCATGGGTGGAAGGTCGAGCTTTACAATTGGAAACTCCAAGTTTGTTGATGTTTATGACCCTGAAGTCCACAGCTGGGGTGAGTTCAAGAACGGCTGTGTTATGGTCACAGCGCACGCAGTATTAGGAAAGAAATTGTTCTGTATGGAgtggaagaaccagaggaagcTAGCAATATTCTGTTCTGAAGACAATTCGTGGAAAATGGTACCACTTCCACTCACTGGTAGCTCCAGTGTTGATTTTAGATTTGGGATATTTGATGAAAAGCTGTTGCTATTCTCACTGGAAGCAGGACCCTCTTATCAAACTTTGTTGTATGATCCAAATGCAGCTAAAGGGTCAGAGTGGCAAATTTCTGATATAAAACCATCTGGTGTGTTCTTGTGCAGTGTAACAATCAAGGCATGA
- the LOC107468883 gene encoding suppressor of mec-8 and unc-52 protein homolog 2 — MTVSKKNYKEKPIRRKEEKPEEPETPKYRDRAKERREDQNPDYEPTELAFHAVAPPGTVDLRSADAHKLSIEKSKYLGGDVEHTHLVKGLDYALLNKVRSEIDKKPDAVDDLDGKPRASKEDQQVSIRTSTAKSVYQWIVKPQTIIKTNEMFFPGRMTFIFNMESGYSHDIPTTLHRSKADCPVPEEMVTVSVDGSVLDRIAKIMSYLRLGSSGKVLKKKKKEKDAKGKNLAVGNGYDEENSSKVEGGRVKNQTEREFIPPPPPPSKKSHANSGEKQGPAVAREEEDDIFVGEGVAYDVPGKDLSQSPLSEDMEESPRNKDKPSYFAEPTYGPVPPAALPQAWQESNEYDMQTQALAGGYQGEWQEYQYAEQLAYPDQYLQQDMQTYDLQAGLDMPQDPRFMTQEEKDRGLGSVFKRDDQRLQQLREKDAREKDPNFISESYSECYPGYQEYNREIVDSDDEDDLSKMDMGGRAKGRLHRWDFETEEEWATYNEQKEAMPKAAFQFGVKMQDGRKTRKQNKDQKLNNELHKINKILARKKMEKDMDGDDGGSHYDDEVQPGKKLRI, encoded by the exons ATGACTGTGTCGAAGAAGAATTACAAAGAGAAACCTATACGTCGCAA GGAAGAGAAACCAGAAGAACCAGAAACACCAAAATATAGAGATCGTGCTAAAGAGCGTAGAGAAGATCAAAATCCTGATTATGAACCTACAGAGCTGGCATTTCACGCTGTTGCTCCTCCTGGTACTGTAGATTTAAG GTCAGCTGATGCACACAAATTATCCATCGAGAAGAGCAAGTACCTTGGAG GTGATGTGGAGCACACACATTTGGTCAAAGGTTTAGATTATGCATTGCTGAACAAAGTTAGAAGCGAGATTGACAAGAAGCCAGATGCTGTGGATGATCTTGATGGGAAACCTAG AGCATCTAAGGAAGACCAACAAGTCTCAATTCGCACATCAACTGCAAAG TCAGTTTATCAGTGGATAGTGAAGCCTCAGACCATCATAAAGACAAATGAAATGTTCTTTCCAGGTCGAATGacatttatttttaacatg GAGAGTGGATATTCTCATGATATTCCAACGACCTTGCACCGTAGTAAGGCTGATTGTCCAGTACCGGAG GAAATGGTTACAGTTAGCGTTGATGGATCTGTTCTAGATCGGATTGCTAAAATAATGTCATATCTTCGTCTTGGCTCTTCTGGGAAggttttgaagaagaaaaagaaggaaaaagatgCAAAAG GAAAGAATTTGGCTGTTGGTAATGGATATGATGAAGAGAATTCATCAAAGGTTGAAGGTGGGAGGGTAAAGAATCAAACTGAAAGAGAGTTCatcccaccaccaccacctccatcgAAGAAAAGTCATGCTAATTCAGGAGAGAAACAAGGCCCAGCTGTTgctagagaagaagaagatgacatTTTTGTTGGTGAGGGTGTGGCGTATGACGTACCTGGCAAAGACTTGAGCCAAAGTCCTCTCTCTGAGGACATGGAAGAGTCTCCTAGGAACAAGGACAAACCTTCATATTTTGCTGAACCTACTTATGGTCCTGTGCCACCTGCTGCACTCCCTCAAGCATGGCAAGAATCG AATGAATATGATATGCAAACACAAGCCTTGGCTGGTGGCTACCAAGGAGAGTGGCAGGAGTACCAGTATGCTGAACAGCTGGCTTACCCTGATCAATACCTTCAGCAAGATATGCAGACTTATGATTTGCAAGCGGGTTTAGATATGCCACAAGATCCGCGTTTTATGACACAAGAAGAGAAAGATCGAGGTTTGGGATCAGTGTTTAAGCGAGATGATCAGAGACTTCAACAACTGAGGGAGAAAGATGCCCGAGAAAAAGACCCCAATTTCATTTCTGAGAGTTATTCTGAATGTTACCCAGGGTATCAAGAATATAACCGTGAAATAGTGGAtagtgatgatgaagatgacTTGTCCAAAATGGATATGGGTGGGAGG GCAAAGGGTCGACTTCATCGGTGGGACTTTGAGACCGAAGAGGAATGGGCCACTTACAATGAGCAGAAGGAAGCAATGCCAAAGGCTGCATTCCAGTTTGGTGTGAAGATGCAAGATGGCCGGAAGACGCGGAAGCAGAACAAGGACCAGAAGCTCAATAACGAACTGCACAAGATCAATAAGATACTTGCCAGAAAGAAGATGGAAAAGGATATGGATGGTGACGATGGGGGCTCCCACTATGATGATGAGGTACAACCTGGAAAGAAGCTTCGAATTTGA